A single genomic interval of Apis cerana isolate GH-2021 linkage group LG14, AcerK_1.0, whole genome shotgun sequence harbors:
- the LOC107998731 gene encoding NAD-dependent protein deacylase sirtuin-5, mitochondrial: MNTMKSFREIVANAKNVLILTGSGISAESGIPTFRGAGGFWRKYPAENLATPIAFAENPSLVWEFYEYRRRVALEAKPNKAHEAIAIFQDRYLKEGKNVTIITQNIDELHQRAGAKNVVELHGSLFKTRCTFCHEVVKNTNIPICPALKGKGSPDPNIMSSDIPKEDLPHCQKCKNILRPHIVWFGENLDDYIMQQAHIAVENCDVCLVIGTSSIVYPAAMFAPYVAQHGIPVAEFNLETTPATSYFEYHFQGPCTVTVPEALGL, from the exons ATGAACACTATGAAATCGTTTCGTGAAATAGTGGCAAATGCGaagaatgtattaatattgacTGGTAGTGGAATTTCCGCAGAATCTGGTATTCCTACATTTAGAGGTGCTGGTGGTTTCTGGAGAAAATATCCAGCTGAAAATCTTGCAACTCCAATAGCATTTGCAGAAAATCCTTCTTTAGTTTgggaattttatgaataccGTAGACGAGTAGCATTAGAAGCTAAACCTAATaag GCTCATGAAGCAATAGCAATTTTTCAAGACCGTTATTTAAAAGAAGGTAAAAATGTTACAATTATAACACAAAATATTGATGAACTTCATCAAAGAGCAGGAGCTAAAAATGTAGTGGAACTTCATGGTTCACTATTTAAAACTCGTTGTACATTTTGTCATGAAGttgttaaaaatacaaatattccaatatgCCCTGCATTAAAAGGGAAAgg ATCACCAGATCCAAATATTATGAGTTCTGATATTCCAAAAGAAGATTTACCTCATTGTCAaaagtgtaaaaatatattaagaccTCACATTGTGTGGTTTGGAGAAAATTTAGATGATTACATAATGCAACAAGCAc atattgcTGTTGAAAATTGTGATGTTTGCCTGGTCATTGGTACATCATCTATTGTTTATCCTGCAGCAATGTTTGCACCATATGTAGCACAGCATGGAATTCCTGTTGCTGAATTTAATTTGGAAACAACTCCTGCTACATCATATTTTGA